In Mycobacterium sp. 050128, one genomic interval encodes:
- a CDS encoding YdeI/OmpD-associated family protein, whose product MSGNQVPGGVVHTLPADLREALTKNSSALAAWQDITPLARNEFICWVEDAKQQATRERRIRRTQEELEEGQRRPCCWPGCKHRERTGRP is encoded by the coding sequence GTGAGCGGCAACCAGGTGCCCGGTGGGGTGGTGCACACGCTGCCCGCGGATTTGCGCGAGGCATTGACCAAGAACTCATCTGCGTTGGCGGCGTGGCAGGACATCACGCCCCTGGCGCGCAACGAGTTCATCTGCTGGGTCGAGGACGCCAAGCAACAGGCGACCCGGGAGCGCCGCATTCGCCGGACGCAGGAGGAGCTGGAAGAAGGCCAGCGCCGGCCCTGTTGCTGGCCAGGATGCAAGCACCGCGAACGTACCGGCCGGCCGTAA
- a CDS encoding cutinase family protein, translating to MNARRLAAALGAAAVTTWATLLNAPLVIAPASAAPCPDIEVTFARATNEAPGVGVVGQQFIDALRTQVGGRSLGVYAVNYPASEDFAPSASAGGSDVHAHVQSMVATCPSTKLVLGGYSLGAMAIDEATIARAPIAGLIPDILTADQADHVAALALFGNPSDRYLGAPVSEVSPWYGAKAIDLCAAGDPVCTPGGALALPSHDELFSPVHLSYAQSGMPSQAATFVASHL from the coding sequence GTGAACGCACGCCGGCTCGCTGCTGCGCTGGGTGCCGCAGCGGTGACGACCTGGGCCACGCTGCTGAACGCACCCCTGGTCATCGCCCCCGCCTCCGCTGCCCCCTGCCCCGACATCGAAGTAACCTTCGCGCGCGCCACCAACGAGGCACCCGGCGTCGGCGTGGTCGGCCAGCAGTTCATCGATGCACTGCGCACGCAGGTGGGCGGCCGGTCCCTTGGGGTGTATGCCGTCAACTACCCCGCGAGCGAGGATTTCGCTCCGTCCGCATCCGCCGGCGGCAGCGATGTACACGCTCACGTTCAGTCGATGGTCGCGACCTGTCCCAGCACCAAGCTCGTGCTCGGCGGATATTCCCTGGGCGCCATGGCAATCGATGAGGCCACCATCGCCCGAGCACCGATCGCCGGCTTGATCCCCGACATACTCACGGCCGATCAAGCCGACCACGTTGCGGCGCTCGCTCTGTTCGGTAATCCGTCGGACCGCTACCTCGGGGCACCGGTCAGCGAGGTCAGCCCGTGGTACGGCGCCAAAGCCATTGACCTGTGCGCTGCCGGCGATCCGGTGTGCACGCCGGGCGGGGCGCTGGCGCTGCCCTCACACGACGAGCTCTTCTCGCCGGTGCACCTGTCTTACGCGCAGTCCGGAATGCCCAGTCAGGCCGCGACTTTCGTGGCGAGCCATCTCTGA
- a CDS encoding LmeA family phospholipid-binding protein produces MTTPRGPSGGEPPERARPPMPGGPASRPAPQRPQVPGPPSESETRRIPLRDVRPPQPPGRPPQGQPPGRPPQGRPPQQPGLPPNIRAQQPAPPPPQPAASPQQEAATTRLPSFSQPEDTPPAKKRGLLRRRKWSIAVILGVVVAVVVAALVGGELYARHEASSRVANAVQCEVQDSAAVSFATAPPVLWQFLTKHYPDIAVQTAGNQVRSVKGMKVSIDIRNIRLNQANNSAGTIESLKGTITWSTDGIKQSIQDAIPTIGSLVTGEVTTNPGESTVSLKGLLDSATVKPQIVNNGLSLQVVSLTALGSTMSTDSVQKSLDELTSKANNYPLGIHADSVKVTDSGVEATFSTNNATIPAGGGSQDSCFANF; encoded by the coding sequence GTGACGACTCCGCGAGGACCCTCGGGCGGTGAACCGCCGGAACGGGCTCGTCCGCCCATGCCGGGCGGGCCCGCCAGTCGACCGGCACCCCAACGGCCTCAGGTTCCCGGGCCGCCCTCGGAATCAGAAACTCGCCGCATCCCCCTGCGCGACGTTCGGCCGCCGCAGCCACCAGGTCGGCCGCCGCAGGGGCAGCCACCGGGTCGGCCGCCGCAGGGGCGGCCGCCGCAACAGCCGGGGCTTCCGCCGAATATCCGGGCGCAGCAACCCGCGCCGCCGCCACCTCAGCCCGCCGCGTCGCCCCAGCAGGAAGCGGCCACCACCCGGCTGCCCTCGTTCTCGCAGCCAGAAGACACACCGCCGGCCAAGAAGCGGGGGTTGCTGCGCAGGCGGAAGTGGTCCATCGCCGTGATCCTCGGCGTCGTGGTCGCCGTCGTGGTGGCCGCCCTGGTCGGCGGCGAGTTGTATGCCCGACACGAGGCAAGCAGCAGGGTGGCGAACGCGGTGCAATGCGAGGTCCAGGACAGCGCGGCCGTCTCCTTTGCCACGGCGCCGCCGGTCCTGTGGCAGTTCCTGACCAAGCACTACCCCGACATCGCCGTCCAGACCGCCGGTAACCAGGTCCGCAGCGTCAAGGGCATGAAGGTCAGCATCGACATCCGCAACATTCGGCTGAACCAGGCCAACAACTCCGCGGGCACGATCGAGTCGTTGAAGGGCACCATCACCTGGTCAACAGATGGCATCAAGCAGTCGATCCAGGACGCCATCCCGACGATTGGCAGTCTTGTCACCGGGGAAGTGACCACCAACCCCGGCGAAAGCACCGTATCGCTGAAAGGCCTGCTGGACAGCGCCACGGTCAAGCCGCAGATCGTCAACAACGGGTTATCGCTACAGGTGGTCAGCCTGACCGCGCTGGGCTCCACGATGTCGACGGACAGCGTGCAGAAAAGCCTGGACGAGCTCACTTCGAAAGCCAACAACTATCCATTGGGCATACACGCCGACAGCGTCAAGGTGACCGATAGCGGTGTCGAGGCGACCTTCTCGACCAACAACGCCACCATTCCGGCCGGCGGCGGCAGCCAGGACAGCTGTTTTGCCAACTTCTGA